AGCCAGATCGAGGATGCCGTAGCTTCACTGAATGCGCCTGAGCTAAGCGCTGAAGAGCTGGAGCAGATTGAGACGATTCTGCGCGGATAACCCGGGGCGGATACTGCTCCTGCCGAACCTGCAGATCCCAGGTCACAGATCACAGATATGACGCAATCCTGCCCACCCGCTCGCGGTGATGCAGGGTTGCTTTTTTGTGCAAATATCCTTTGCTAGCAGACCATCAGAATTAAACATATAGGTTGGATCACTATGACGGAACCACCTAAACTATTATGTTCGGTTTTTCGCCTACATTTGGTCCACGCGCCTCCGCACTGCACATTGCATTCGGTTTTTCACATACAATTTCCCCCAACGCTTTCACTCTTTTAAAACTTCAGGTCTCTTCATTCCCAACCACAATTTAAAGACTGATGCTGTTCCAGTTGAACCATGAAGCAGTCCCGCCCGAGTGCTTACGCTGTGCCTGAATGCTATAATGAACTCATTCGTACCCATCAATACCCATCACGGCAATAACGAAAGGACATCCGATGAAGACTAACCGATTGGGGCAATCCGATTTACATGTAAGTGCCATGGGGCTTGGCTGCATGTCGCTGGGGACAGAGGAAGCGCAGGCCACCGCCATTATCCGCGAAGCGCTCGACCGCGGAATTAACTTCCTGGATACCGCCGACCTCTACGATGAGGGCCGCAATGAGGAGATTGTCGGTCAGGCCATCCGGCACCGCCGTGCCGATGTGATCCTGGCAACCAAGGTGGGCAACCGCAGAATTCCCGGCAAGGAAGGCTGGAGCTGGGATGCCTCCAAGGCCTATATCCGCTCCGCTGTGAAGGAGAGCCTGCGCAGGCTGCAGACCGATTATATTGATCTGTATCAGCTGCACGGAGGAACGCTGGAGGATGATATCGATGAGACGATTGAAGCCTTAGAGGAGCTGAAGCGGGAAGGGGTTATCCGGCATTACGGCATCTCCTCCATCCGGCCGAATGTGATCCGGGAATATGTGCAGCGCTCCGGCATCGTCAGCGTGATGAGCCAGTATAGCATTCTCGACAGACGCCCGGAGGAGAGTATTCTCCCGCTGCTGGGCCGCGCGGGCATCAGCCTGATTGCGCGGGGGCCGCTGGCGAGCGGCATCCTGACCGATCATGGCCGCAGCAAGGCGCAGCGGGCGTATCTGGATTATACGGAAGCCGAGCTCACAGCGCTGCATGAGCAGCTGATGAGCCAGACAACACTCACCCGGACGTTGACACAGACCGCGCTGCAATATCCGCTGGCCGATCCGGTGGTTGCCGCTGTAATCCCAGGGGCCAGCAGTCTGGAGCAGCTGCGGCAGAATATGGCGGCTGCCCGCTCGCAGCCGCTCTCACCGCTTGAGCTTGAAGCTGTACGGGAGACCAGCAAGGCAGGACGGTATACCCTGCACGTATAGAGCGTGCTTACGGCCAAGTGGAAACGGCTTCGCCGTCCTTTTAAAGGACGGTACCGTTTCAGCGAGAAATAGAAGGATAATTTATAGCGTAAAATATATAAATCCTTATATTTTAACAGAAGAAGCTGTCCGGAAACTGTAGTATTACAGTCTCTGGACAGCTTCTTATTTTTTGCTTAACTTCTTATTTTCTACCTATGAGCGCGTTTCCTTGCCTTCACTATCCAGGTAATCAATGCAGCCACAAATACAACGGCGGTAATGAGCCAGGTCAGCAGGAACGCCATACCCAGCCCGATATTGGCATCCAGCGCTTCCCTTCTGCTCTCCAGAATCAGCATCACCGCCAGCGGCGCTCCGCTGGCTATCAGGAGAACGGTCATGCTGTAGCGGGCGAAATTTGTCCGCTTCTGAATAGCCGCGTATAAGCACAGGTACGAAGCAATTAATAATACGAAGGATAATACAGCTTCCCATTCCAGTCTAACCATCGTGTCATCACTCCTTCTCCATAGGAACCGGGGATTGCGTTATAGTATAGCGGCTGCGGCAGGCAGATGCAAATGACACTGCCGCTGAAGCAGCCTAGCCAAAAAACTGCGTAATATAGACCATCGCCAGCAGCCCGAAGATAAACGAATACGTCGAGGGCCGTTCAAATCCGTGACCATGACTCTCCGGGATCAGCTCCTTATACACGATGAAGAGCATCGCCCCGGCAGCAAATGCCAGCCCGTATCCAACCACATTCTGTACATAGCTGGCTGTAAAATACCCGATCACGGCCGACACCATCTCCATAAGTCCGGTCAACGCGGCTATAATTAGGGCCTTGCGCCGGCTGGCGCGGGCGTTCATGAGGAAAATCGCCAGAATCAGCCCTTCCGGCATATTCTGTGCGCCGATCGCAATCGCCACCATCGGGCCAAGGCTTGTCTGCTCGCTGGCATAGCTGAAGCCTGTGCTGAGCCCTTCGGGGATGTTATGAATGAATAGCGCAATCATGACGAGCAGCGCTTTGGAATCCAGATTGCTGAGGCCAGGCTTATTCTCCACATCGATATGCGGAATATGGCTCTCGATCAGATCGAGCAGCAATACGCCGGTAATCAGTCCCAGCGTCAGCGCGGTAATGCCCGATTCCTTGATCGCCTGCGGCATCAGCCCGAAGGTGCTGGCAGAGACCATGATCCCGGCGGTAAAGGCCACCAGCACATCCTTCCACAGCTCGGACAGCCGCCTTACGAACAGAATAGGAATAACGCCCAGCACCGTTGCCATTGCAGATAAAAAGCTGCCTAAAAGTGCACCCGCCAAATCTTCAACCCCTTTTGTGGACAGGACTATAGATCAAGCATATGCTCTAGGCAGCTATAAATAGACCCAAACTTCAGAGTCTCACATACCGTCCCAGCCCCCGGGCTTCAAGCTCTGCCTTCGGGATGAAGTGAAGGGCGGCAGAATAGATATGATAATGCTGCTTCGCCGGCTCCGGTCCGTCAAAGGTCAGATACCCCAGATAAGCTCCGCTCAACCTGCTGCGCAGCACGGTCCGCACCTGCCCGCCGCTATAATCGGCTTCCCGCCGGATCATCCCCTCTTCCACCGGAACCGTGAAGCTGGGC
The sequence above is a segment of the Paenibacillus sp. FSL R7-0204 genome. Coding sequences within it:
- a CDS encoding aldo/keto reductase; this encodes MKTNRLGQSDLHVSAMGLGCMSLGTEEAQATAIIREALDRGINFLDTADLYDEGRNEEIVGQAIRHRRADVILATKVGNRRIPGKEGWSWDASKAYIRSAVKESLRRLQTDYIDLYQLHGGTLEDDIDETIEALEELKREGVIRHYGISSIRPNVIREYVQRSGIVSVMSQYSILDRRPEESILPLLGRAGISLIARGPLASGILTDHGRSKAQRAYLDYTEAELTALHEQLMSQTTLTRTLTQTALQYPLADPVVAAVIPGASSLEQLRQNMAAARSQPLSPLELEAVRETSKAGRYTLHV
- a CDS encoding ZIP family metal transporter; the encoded protein is MAGALLGSFLSAMATVLGVIPILFVRRLSELWKDVLVAFTAGIMVSASTFGLMPQAIKESGITALTLGLITGVLLLDLIESHIPHIDVENKPGLSNLDSKALLVMIALFIHNIPEGLSTGFSYASEQTSLGPMVAIAIGAQNMPEGLILAIFLMNARASRRKALIIAALTGLMEMVSAVIGYFTASYVQNVVGYGLAFAAGAMLFIVYKELIPESHGHGFERPSTYSFIFGLLAMVYITQFFG